Proteins encoded in a region of the Elusimicrobiota bacterium genome:
- a CDS encoding ARMT1-like domain-containing protein — protein sequence MKTHDDCIPCYFKQVLSIVQKVTDDEKLQSSAIKKASEISSKLSLENSPAENIYFILKEIHTILDCTDPFKEDKIKYNRIALDMYPQLQNIVRTSKNPLYTATQIAAAGNIIDLGIQKSFNITDTLNEVLKNGFGINHFDDFKKNVEKARNILYLLDNTGEIVFDKILIEQIKSHNITVVVNEGPILNDATYEDAILVGLDKIAKVITTGTDTIGKIPERSSSQFKDAFYSADLIIAKGHANYEILNETNLNIFFILRAKCDVVAQSLGVKCGESALFNPYFALEKQNLS from the coding sequence ATGAAAACACACGATGACTGCATTCCATGCTATTTTAAACAAGTATTATCTATTGTTCAAAAAGTAACAGATGACGAAAAGCTGCAATCATCTGCTATAAAAAAAGCATCTGAAATATCTTCAAAGCTATCCTTAGAAAACAGTCCGGCAGAAAATATCTATTTCATTCTTAAAGAAATTCATACTATTCTTGACTGTACTGACCCGTTCAAAGAAGATAAAATAAAATACAACAGAATAGCATTAGATATGTATCCGCAGCTGCAAAATATTGTCCGCACTTCTAAAAACCCCTTATACACGGCAACCCAAATCGCTGCTGCAGGAAACATAATCGACTTAGGAATACAAAAATCATTTAATATAACAGATACTTTAAATGAAGTGTTAAAAAATGGTTTTGGTATCAATCACTTTGATGATTTTAAAAAAAATGTTGAGAAAGCACGTAATATATTATACTTACTCGACAATACTGGGGAAATCGTTTTTGATAAAATTTTAATTGAACAGATAAAATCACATAATATTACTGTCGTTGTAAATGAAGGTCCTATTTTGAACGATGCTACTTACGAAGACGCTATTCTTGTAGGCTTGGATAAAATTGCCAAAGTCATTACTACCGGCACAGATACAATAGGAAAAATACCTGAAAGAAGTTCATCGCAATTCAAAGATGCTTTTTATTCTGCGGACTTAATCATAGCAAAAGGTCATGCAAATTATGAAATATTAAATGAAACAAATCTAAATATTTTCTTTATATTAAGAGCGAAATGCGATGTAGTAGCACAAAGTTTAGGTGTTAAATGCGGAGAATCTGCGTTATTTAACCCATATTTTGCATTAGAAAAGCAAAATTTAAGTTGA
- a CDS encoding uroporphyrinogen decarboxylase family protein — protein MTKPNPDFNRLRKVLLREGEPDRVPFFDLFIDGIFMEAVINKSFDKLDFKTRAGKEQYWKWIIEFYYQAGYDYVTEGIGEIFPRSNRLKGQDTASSTGDTRTWQDEHHGAIENRQDFEKYPWNNLKPINLSHFEFMSKNLPDGMMLIPCGPGGVLENVMWLMGYEPMSYAIYEDPQLIQDMFDKVGGTLVKTFETLCQLDKVGAMAVGDDMGFKTQTMFSPKILRKYVFPWQKKIVEVAHKHNLPFILHSCGMLDNIMDDLIDDVGIDAKHSYEDVIMPVTEAKKKYGNRVAIMGGVDMDKLSSLPVDKFRLYVRNIIKECAPGGNYALGSGNSLANYVKVENYLAMLDEGLKYGKYPIGK, from the coding sequence ATGACAAAACCAAATCCTGATTTTAACAGATTACGCAAAGTATTATTAAGGGAAGGAGAACCCGACCGCGTTCCTTTTTTTGATCTTTTTATAGATGGAATATTTATGGAAGCAGTTATAAATAAATCTTTTGATAAACTTGATTTTAAAACAAGAGCCGGTAAAGAACAATATTGGAAATGGATAATAGAATTTTATTATCAGGCAGGTTATGATTATGTTACTGAAGGAATAGGGGAAATTTTTCCACGCTCTAATCGTTTGAAAGGACAAGATACTGCATCTTCAACCGGCGATACGAGAACATGGCAGGATGAACATCACGGGGCAATAGAAAACCGGCAGGATTTTGAAAAATATCCCTGGAATAATCTTAAACCTATTAATTTGTCACATTTTGAATTTATGTCAAAAAACCTTCCTGACGGGATGATGTTGATTCCTTGCGGTCCCGGCGGAGTATTAGAAAATGTAATGTGGCTGATGGGTTACGAACCGATGTCATATGCAATATATGAAGACCCGCAGTTAATTCAGGATATGTTTGATAAAGTCGGCGGGACTCTTGTTAAAACATTTGAAACATTATGCCAGTTAGATAAAGTTGGTGCTATGGCGGTAGGCGACGATATGGGATTTAAAACTCAAACCATGTTTTCTCCTAAAATATTACGTAAATATGTTTTTCCCTGGCAAAAAAAAATCGTTGAAGTTGCCCATAAACATAATCTTCCTTTCATACTGCATTCTTGCGGAATGTTAGACAACATAATGGATGACCTCATAGATGATGTGGGCATAGATGCAAAACACTCTTATGAAGATGTAATTATGCCGGTTACTGAAGCAAAGAAAAAATATGGCAATAGAGTAGCAATTATGGGTGGCGTAGACATGGATAAATTAAGTAGTTTGCCGGTAGATAAATTTCGCCTTTATGTCCGAAATATAATTAAGGAATGTGCACCCGGTGGTAATTATGCGTTAGGTTCAGGGAATAGTCTTGCTAACTACGTAAAAGTAGAAAATTATTTAGCAATGTTGGATGAAGGTTTGAAATACGGGAAATACCCCATTGGAAAATGA
- a CDS encoding methyltetrahydrofolate cobalamin methyltransferase: protein MIIIGERINATRKSIGEAIVKKDSKFIQQEALNQVNAGANLLDLNCGMSVKNEMSDMEWLVNIVQEVTDISLVIDSPNYEVIESGLKLCKKKAMVNSITGEKERIKMILPMVKKYDTDVVALTMDEKGMPHTSQERLSIAESIINVAKEYNISADRIYFDALTRPVSTEPDQTIEFLEAIKLIKSKLGAKTVCGLSNISFGLPNRKLLNSTFLAMALYAGLDAAIIDPTDRLMMTTLRASEALLGKDEYCLNYITDFKKEKAT, encoded by the coding sequence ATGATAATCATTGGAGAAAGAATTAACGCAACAAGAAAGAGTATCGGTGAAGCAATAGTAAAGAAAGATTCTAAATTTATTCAGCAGGAAGCATTAAACCAGGTTAATGCCGGAGCAAACCTGCTTGATTTAAATTGCGGAATGAGCGTAAAAAATGAAATGAGTGATATGGAGTGGTTAGTTAATATTGTTCAAGAGGTAACAGATATTTCTCTGGTGATAGACAGTCCTAATTATGAGGTAATTGAATCAGGACTTAAATTATGCAAAAAAAAGGCAATGGTTAATTCAATCACAGGGGAAAAAGAAAGAATTAAAATGATACTACCAATGGTAAAAAAATATGACACGGATGTAGTTGCACTAACGATGGATGAGAAAGGTATGCCTCACACCTCTCAAGAACGACTATCTATTGCAGAAAGTATAATTAACGTTGCAAAAGAATATAATATTTCAGCTGATAGAATATATTTTGACGCCCTGACAAGACCTGTCAGTACAGAACCTGACCAAACGATAGAATTTTTAGAAGCAATAAAATTAATAAAAAGTAAACTTGGAGCAAAAACAGTATGTGGTTTAAGCAACATATCTTTCGGATTACCTAATAGAAAACTACTCAATTCAACATTTTTAGCAATGGCGCTGTATGCAGGACTGGATGCCGCTATAATAGACCCTACTGACAGGCTAATGATGACAACTCTTAGAGCATCAGAAGCACTTTTAGGAAAAGACGAATATTGTTTAAATTATATTACAGATTTCAAGAAGGAGAAGGCTACATGA
- a CDS encoding ThuA domain-containing protein — protein sequence MNKINVVVWNEFRHEKEDKKVSDIYPKGIHNAIADFLRKESDFDIKTATLDEPEHGLPKNILDKTDVLIWWGHMAHDEVDDKVVDSIQKRILEGMGLIVLHSGHYSKIFKRLMGTTCKLNWREADERERLWVIEPYHQITQGINSYIELAKEEMYGERFDVPEPDKVLFISWFQGGEVFRSGLTYTRGFGKIFYFQPGHESYPNYYNEQIQKILCNAVHWANFSGNKSVAKESQHVEKSLEKIV from the coding sequence ATGAATAAAATTAATGTTGTAGTATGGAACGAATTCAGGCATGAAAAAGAAGATAAAAAAGTTTCTGATATTTATCCTAAAGGTATTCATAATGCAATTGCTGACTTTTTAAGAAAAGAATCGGACTTTGACATAAAAACTGCTACATTGGATGAACCCGAACATGGTTTACCTAAGAATATTTTGGATAAAACTGATGTTCTTATCTGGTGGGGACATATGGCGCACGATGAAGTTGACGATAAAGTCGTTGATAGTATTCAAAAAAGAATTCTTGAAGGTATGGGATTAATAGTTCTACATTCAGGTCATTATTCAAAAATTTTTAAACGGCTTATGGGAACCACCTGTAAACTTAACTGGCGCGAAGCAGACGAAAGGGAACGACTCTGGGTAATTGAACCTTACCATCAGATTACTCAGGGAATTAATTCTTACATAGAACTTGCCAAAGAAGAGATGTATGGTGAAAGATTTGATGTTCCGGAACCTGATAAAGTTCTATTTATAAGCTGGTTTCAAGGTGGAGAAGTATTCAGAAGTGGTCTTACATACACCCGGGGTTTCGGAAAGATATTCTATTTCCAACCCGGGCATGAAAGTTACCCAAATTATTATAACGAACAAATTCAAAAAATATTATGTAATGCTGTGCATTGGGCAAATTTTTCAGGCAATAAATCAGTTGCAAAAGAAAGTCAACATGTAGAAAAATCACTTGAAAAAATAGTTTAA
- a CDS encoding Gfo/Idh/MocA family oxidoreductase encodes MTAKKIKIAIVGTGGMAHYHANIFKTIKDCIITACCDINRERAENYAKEFGINKVYTDYKKMLNECQDINAVVVATSDAFHATVSIASFKAGKHVFCEKPISTNISDTIKMIEASKKSNKINMINFGYRCSSAAIKAAELLKEGKLGEIKHIEASYLQSWVALAKPEDLDGNWRLSKKLGGTGVLGDIGCHILDLTTFVAGDISKIRCTLKTHKIPNLKNNVAGKTVLDANTSAFILGEFKNGALGIIHATQFATGHANSLRLRVYGSLGAVEVDLDTSYTDLKVFFCKKNQEKWGDMKWNFIHCGKITDNQNKFIISIKTGKQHSPTFEDGFKIQKYLDACFKSDKNNGKPVNLYLGS; translated from the coding sequence ATGACTGCAAAAAAAATAAAAATTGCAATCGTTGGTACTGGTGGTATGGCACATTATCATGCTAATATTTTTAAGACTATTAAAGATTGTATTATCACTGCATGTTGTGATATTAACCGGGAACGTGCGGAAAATTACGCAAAAGAATTTGGAATTAATAAAGTATATACTGACTATAAAAAAATGCTTAATGAATGTCAGGATATTAATGCTGTTGTAGTTGCAACTTCAGATGCATTCCATGCAACGGTAAGTATTGCATCATTCAAAGCCGGAAAACATGTGTTTTGTGAAAAACCAATCAGCACAAATATTTCAGACACAATAAAAATGATTGAGGCATCAAAAAAATCTAATAAAATAAACATGATTAATTTTGGATACCGTTGTTCTTCTGCTGCAATAAAAGCTGCTGAATTGTTAAAGGAAGGCAAATTAGGGGAAATAAAGCACATAGAAGCAAGTTATCTTCAATCGTGGGTTGCACTGGCAAAACCGGAAGATTTGGACGGTAATTGGAGATTGAGTAAGAAGTTAGGTGGAACTGGAGTTCTTGGCGATATAGGTTGTCATATTCTTGATTTAACGACTTTTGTTGCAGGAGATATATCCAAAATACGATGCACGCTTAAAACCCATAAAATACCTAATTTAAAAAATAATGTTGCAGGAAAAACGGTGTTGGATGCGAATACATCTGCATTTATTTTAGGAGAGTTCAAAAACGGTGCTTTAGGAATAATTCATGCTACCCAGTTTGCTACCGGACATGCAAACAGTTTGAGATTAAGAGTTTATGGGAGTTTAGGAGCAGTTGAAGTTGACCTTGATACTTCATATACTGACCTTAAGGTATTTTTTTGCAAGAAAAATCAGGAGAAATGGGGAGATATGAAATGGAATTTTATACACTGTGGTAAAATAACAGATAATCAAAACAAATTTATAATATCAATAAAAACAGGAAAACAGCACTCCCCAACCTTTGAAGATGGATTTAAAATACAGAAATATCTTGATGCTTGTTTTAAATCAGATAAAAACAACGGCAAACCTGTGAACTTATATTTAGGGAGTTAA
- a CDS encoding glycoside hydrolase family 130 protein, with protein MPKKQTIIGPSLPNIPWEEKPKSCKDVVWRSTLNPIITRDAVPRASTIFNSAVIPYKGAFAGVFRCDSKSYEECLHFGKSKDGFKWDINPEPIKLITGDPDLEQEGTGYDPRVCWLEDRYYITWCNSYYGPTIGVAHTTDFKKYYQLENAFLPFNRNGVLFPRKINNKYAMLSRPSGPGHNTFGNIFYSESPDMNYWGKHRLVMKTKPGWQCAKIGAGPIPIETTEGWLLIYHGVRITCNGFIYCAGAALLDIDKPWKTLYRTGPYIMAPWEIYECAGDVPNVVFPCSTLSDAPTGRIAIYYGAADTTTCLAYTQVDTLIDYIKSNSIK; from the coding sequence ATGCCCAAAAAACAAACAATTATCGGACCGTCTTTACCAAATATTCCATGGGAAGAAAAACCAAAAAGCTGTAAAGACGTAGTTTGGCGTTCAACTCTTAATCCCATCATAACACGTGATGCCGTGCCAAGAGCAAGCACTATTTTTAACAGTGCTGTCATTCCATATAAAGGTGCCTTTGCAGGGGTCTTCCGTTGTGATTCCAAAAGTTATGAAGAATGTCTACACTTCGGTAAAAGTAAAGATGGTTTTAAATGGGATATAAATCCTGAACCCATTAAGTTAATCACCGGCGATCCGGACCTTGAGCAAGAAGGGACCGGATACGATCCGCGTGTCTGTTGGTTAGAAGATAGATATTATATAACATGGTGCAACTCTTATTACGGACCAACAATCGGAGTGGCACATACAACCGATTTTAAAAAATATTATCAATTAGAAAACGCTTTTTTACCGTTTAATCGCAATGGCGTTTTATTTCCAAGAAAAATTAACAATAAATACGCTATGCTGAGTCGTCCCAGCGGTCCGGGTCATAATACATTTGGGAATATTTTTTACAGTGAGAGTCCTGATATGAACTATTGGGGCAAACACCGGTTAGTTATGAAAACCAAACCTGGCTGGCAATGTGCAAAAATCGGAGCAGGTCCGATTCCCATTGAAACTACTGAAGGTTGGCTTTTAATTTATCACGGAGTAAGAATAACATGCAACGGATTTATTTATTGTGCAGGAGCTGCTTTACTAGACATTGATAAACCATGGAAAACTCTTTACAGAACCGGTCCCTATATAATGGCTCCCTGGGAAATATATGAATGTGCCGGAGACGTCCCAAACGTTGTTTTTCCATGTTCAACATTATCTGATGCCCCGACAGGCCGTATCGCTATATATTACGGTGCAGCCGATACTACAACATGTCTCGCTTATACACAAGTAGACACCCTGATTGACTATATAAAATCAAATTCTATTAAATAA
- a CDS encoding uroporphyrinogen decarboxylase family protein, whose amino-acid sequence MNSKERMLAAMFNKKADMVPVAPDISNMIPCKLTGKPFWDIYLYENPSLWKAYIDAVKHFGFDGWACIYIYLADEKQAPPEYKRGTVIVSKSDERIITRGYKEKEKNKKEWSEFVTVYYKGDPPSYLKASKIDMQLPPEKFLPIEGVQPRKNGIEYLKEVKEYMGNDGVVGVSVDVPALSNPEGANFSIYDYYDRYDEVKEWALKTEDETVKGLKKLLAAEVKPDYILIGISGLLIFNTPKIVRELTLSSFKKITKMCKEAGIPSQIHCCGPEKALIEMCAEETDLNSINPLEIPPMGDCILKEIKEKFGKKLSLMGNLHTTEVMLKGSTKIVEDAAKKAIDDAAEDGGFILSTGDQCGRDTPEENIFKMIEVARTYGKY is encoded by the coding sequence ATGAATTCGAAAGAAAGAATGCTTGCTGCAATGTTTAACAAGAAAGCTGATATGGTACCTGTAGCACCGGATATCTCTAATATGATACCTTGCAAACTGACAGGTAAGCCTTTTTGGGATATCTATCTCTATGAAAATCCATCGTTATGGAAAGCATATATTGATGCAGTGAAACATTTTGGATTTGACGGCTGGGCTTGTATTTATATCTACCTTGCAGATGAAAAACAAGCTCCGCCTGAATATAAAAGAGGAACTGTAATAGTTTCTAAGTCAGATGAAAGAATTATAACCAGAGGCTATAAAGAAAAAGAAAAGAATAAAAAAGAATGGTCAGAATTTGTCACCGTTTATTATAAAGGTGATCCTCCGTCATATTTAAAGGCTTCTAAAATCGATATGCAGTTACCACCGGAAAAATTTCTTCCAATTGAAGGAGTACAACCACGAAAAAATGGTATCGAATATTTAAAAGAAGTTAAAGAATATATGGGAAATGACGGGGTAGTAGGCGTAAGTGTAGATGTCCCTGCATTAAGTAACCCTGAAGGTGCAAACTTTTCTATTTATGATTATTATGACCGGTATGACGAAGTAAAGGAATGGGCATTAAAGACAGAGGACGAAACCGTTAAAGGATTAAAAAAATTACTTGCAGCAGAAGTTAAACCGGACTATATTTTAATAGGCATTTCAGGACTTTTAATATTTAACACACCGAAAATAGTTCGGGAACTTACTTTGTCAAGCTTTAAAAAAATCACCAAAATGTGTAAAGAAGCAGGCATTCCAAGCCAGATTCACTGCTGCGGTCCGGAGAAGGCGCTTATAGAAATGTGTGCAGAAGAAACAGATTTAAATAGCATTAACCCTTTAGAAATTCCTCCTATGGGAGATTGCATTCTTAAAGAAATAAAAGAAAAATTCGGCAAAAAACTTTCTTTAATGGGCAACCTTCACACAACAGAAGTAATGTTGAAAGGTTCTACCAAGATTGTAGAAGATGCAGCAAAAAAAGCTATTGATGATGCAGCAGAAGACGGTGGATTCATTCTTTCAACAGGCGACCAATGTGGAAGAGACACACCCGAAGAAAACATATTCAAAATGATAGAAGTAGCACGCACATACGGAAAATATTAA
- a CDS encoding corrinoid protein: MVNLQEVADNLIKGQAAKVKELVQQAVNDGVEPGKVLKEGLIAGMNVVGTKFKANEFYIPEVLIAARAMHAGMNILKPLLAKAGAKSAGKFAVGTVKGDLHDIGKNLVAMMMEGAGFEVIDLGIDVPPEKFVEAVKQQNIQVLGMSALLTTTMPTMKNTIEALHQAGLKGKVKTVIGGAPITQNYANEIGADGYAPDAASAVDIVKGLMGKA; the protein is encoded by the coding sequence ATGGTAAATCTGCAGGAAGTAGCAGACAATTTGATTAAAGGGCAGGCGGCAAAGGTAAAGGAATTGGTTCAACAGGCGGTAAATGACGGTGTAGAACCGGGCAAGGTTTTAAAGGAAGGGTTAATCGCCGGAATGAATGTAGTTGGCACAAAGTTCAAAGCGAACGAGTTCTATATCCCGGAAGTCCTGATAGCGGCACGTGCCATGCATGCCGGAATGAACATACTCAAACCATTATTAGCTAAAGCAGGTGCAAAATCAGCAGGAAAATTTGCTGTCGGAACGGTAAAAGGCGATTTACACGATATAGGTAAGAATCTTGTTGCAATGATGATGGAAGGAGCAGGATTTGAAGTAATAGACTTGGGTATAGATGTTCCGCCGGAAAAGTTTGTGGAAGCTGTGAAACAGCAAAACATACAGGTATTAGGTATGTCCGCTCTTTTAACCACAACCATGCCTACAATGAAAAACACTATTGAAGCATTACATCAGGCAGGATTAAAGGGCAAAGTAAAGACAGTAATAGGCGGAGCGCCGATAACTCAGAACTATGCCAATGAAATAGGTGCTGACGGTTACGCCCCTGATGCTGCCTCTGCTGTTGATATAGTAAAAGGACTTATGGGTAAAGCGTAA